A window from Elusimicrobiota bacterium encodes these proteins:
- the aroF gene encoding 3-deoxy-7-phosphoheptulonate synthase, which produces MIITLKPVATKAQIETITKKIRELGFTPHTTHGKELTVIGVIGENAILTRDIFEAMDGVETVSPISKPYKLVSREFKKDNTVVDVGNGVRIGGKNVVVMAGPCSVDTKERLMITAEAVKAAGARVLRGGAFKPRTSPYAFQGHGEKALRFLAEARKQTGLPVVTEVMNVNDVKLVEEYADIIQIGARNVQNFDLLKAVGKTKKPVLLKRGMSSTIQEWLLSAEYVMSNGNYQVILCERGIRTFETATRFTLDLSAVPVLRHLSHLPIVVDPSHGVGIREFIGPMAKAAVAAGADGLILEVHPKPEEALSDGPQSLLPEQFSRLMTELRAVALAVRRTI; this is translated from the coding sequence ATGATTATTACGTTGAAACCGGTTGCTACGAAAGCGCAAATTGAAACGATCACGAAGAAGATTCGTGAGTTGGGCTTCACGCCGCACACGACCCATGGCAAGGAGCTGACGGTTATCGGAGTCATCGGTGAAAACGCCATCCTCACCCGGGACATTTTCGAGGCCATGGATGGGGTCGAAACGGTCTCTCCGATCTCCAAACCCTATAAGCTGGTCAGCCGGGAGTTTAAGAAAGATAATACGGTTGTCGATGTTGGAAATGGCGTTCGCATCGGGGGAAAGAACGTTGTTGTGATGGCAGGTCCCTGTTCGGTGGATACCAAAGAACGGTTGATGATCACCGCCGAAGCGGTTAAGGCCGCCGGGGCCCGAGTATTGCGCGGAGGGGCGTTTAAACCCCGGACATCCCCGTATGCTTTCCAGGGACACGGCGAAAAAGCATTGCGTTTTCTGGCTGAAGCGCGGAAGCAAACCGGTCTGCCGGTGGTCACGGAAGTCATGAACGTCAATGATGTCAAATTGGTTGAAGAATACGCGGATATCATCCAAATCGGCGCTCGGAATGTCCAAAATTTTGATTTGTTGAAGGCTGTCGGAAAAACAAAGAAGCCGGTGTTGCTCAAACGGGGCATGTCTTCAACCATTCAGGAATGGCTTTTAAGCGCGGAATACGTCATGAGTAACGGCAACTACCAGGTCATCCTATGTGAGCGTGGGATTCGGACTTTTGAAACCGCTACGCGGTTTACTCTTGATCTCAGTGCTGTTCCGGTTCTGCGCCACCTCAGCCATTTGCCGATCGTCGTGGATCCTTCCCATGGGGTAGGTATTCGTGAGTTTATCGGGCCGATGGCCAAAGCAGCGGTAGCGGCTGGGGCGGATGGATTGATTTTAGAGGTCCATCCAAAACCGGAAGAAGCGCTTTCTGATGGACCCCAATCTCTTCTGCCGGAGCAGTTTTCCCGCTTGATGACGGAGTTGCGCGCGGTCGCCCTGGCTGTCAGACGTACAATTTAA
- a CDS encoding pitrilysin family protein produces the protein MPFSFAPLQNLRRDRLSNGLRVFLKPDPTWPLVSIQAWVRVGSVDEKPAEAGISHILEHMVFKGTAHHRAVEISHWVESLGGVLNAETTKEYTHYYIDVPSAGAPKAVHLLAELLNRASLDPADWERECPVILEEIKRRNDDPDAVLWDQLNEALFENPAWRRSVIGTPSTVASVSSETLRGFYGKYYTASQCLLVVTGAFPLQTMRRWIRQEFGRMPAGDPPRPRVFELDSGARRHIRLQKPVRQSYAAFGFSTPPANHPDQEALDLVAAILGEGRGARLVHQLQEEKKLVWSISATNMTHDGPGIFAIFAECDPGKRAAFEAELKKLLRVLRRSPPTEWEITRAKNVIQTAWLQGLESTHNQASTIGLYAIENHLDRLQQYLPKVLSLTRHSLEDVIERYFSSPMGSAVIEA, from the coding sequence ATGCCTTTTTCATTCGCTCCTCTTCAGAATCTTCGCCGGGATCGTCTCTCCAACGGTCTGCGCGTTTTTCTAAAACCGGATCCGACGTGGCCCCTGGTGTCCATTCAGGCCTGGGTACGCGTCGGATCCGTTGACGAAAAGCCCGCCGAAGCCGGCATTTCCCACATTCTGGAGCATATGGTGTTCAAGGGAACCGCCCATCACCGGGCCGTGGAGATTTCACACTGGGTGGAATCCTTGGGCGGTGTCCTCAACGCCGAGACAACGAAGGAGTATACGCACTACTACATCGATGTCCCCAGCGCCGGAGCGCCCAAAGCGGTCCATCTGCTGGCGGAACTGCTGAACCGGGCGTCGCTCGATCCGGCGGATTGGGAACGCGAATGCCCGGTCATCCTGGAGGAAATCAAACGGCGGAACGATGACCCGGACGCGGTCTTGTGGGACCAGCTCAACGAAGCCCTTTTCGAAAACCCCGCGTGGCGTCGGTCGGTCATCGGGACCCCTTCCACCGTCGCCTCGGTGTCTTCGGAGACGCTCAGGGGATTCTACGGCAAGTATTACACCGCTTCCCAATGCCTTCTCGTGGTGACAGGCGCTTTCCCGCTACAAACGATGCGCCGGTGGATTCGGCAGGAATTCGGCCGCATGCCCGCGGGCGACCCGCCGCGTCCACGCGTATTCGAGCTGGACAGCGGCGCGCGGCGCCATATCCGGCTGCAAAAACCAGTCCGGCAGTCCTATGCGGCTTTCGGATTTTCAACACCACCGGCCAATCACCCCGATCAGGAGGCGCTGGATCTGGTGGCGGCCATTTTGGGGGAAGGACGCGGCGCCCGGTTGGTGCATCAGCTGCAGGAGGAGAAAAAACTGGTTTGGTCCATCAGCGCGACCAATATGACGCATGATGGCCCCGGCATTTTTGCGATTTTCGCGGAATGCGATCCCGGCAAACGGGCCGCTTTTGAAGCCGAACTGAAAAAGCTGCTGCGCGTCCTGCGCCGTTCGCCGCCCACCGAATGGGAAATCACCCGCGCCAAAAACGTCATCCAGACCGCCTGGCTGCAGGGCCTTGAAAGCACTCACAACCAAGCGTCCACCATCGGTCTTTACGCGATCGAAAACCATCTGGACCGGTTGCAGCAGTATCTTCCCAAGGTGCTGTCCTTGACACGGCATTCACTGGAAGACGTCATTGAGCGCTATTTCAGTTCGCCGATGGGCAGCGCGGTCATCGAGGCCTGA
- a CDS encoding Lrp/AsnC ligand binding domain-containing protein, protein MVTGLVLIRLASGREKLTMTKLKEIKGVSHLSAVFGRWDIVADIEAADLPMMTSVVVGKIRAIPGVHSTETLVTTAI, encoded by the coding sequence ATGGTTACAGGACTTGTTCTGATTCGTCTGGCGTCGGGCCGGGAGAAATTGACAATGACCAAACTGAAGGAAATCAAAGGTGTATCCCATTTATCCGCTGTTTTTGGCCGCTGGGATATTGTGGCGGACATAGAGGCGGCGGACTTGCCCATGATGACCAGCGTGGTGGTTGGAAAAATTCGCGCCATCCCCGGCGTGCACTCCACCGAAACCCTGGTGACAACGGCTATCTAG
- the alaS gene encoding alanine--tRNA ligase has translation MKTAEVRAAFLKFFEERGHRVVPSDSLIPSTDPTLLFTSAGMVQFKPNFQNPSASPYKRATSCQKCLRTSDIERVGYTLRHLTFFEMLGNFSFGDYFKKESIVWGWEFLTRVLGLPGDRFVVSVFKDDDEAYAIWEKLVPKDRIYRLGEDTNFWTMGPTGPCGPCSEILWDRGAEWSCGKPTCGPACDCDRYLEVWNHVFTQFDRSAEGKLNPLPQKNIDTGMGLERLSLLLQGADNPFGTDGFQAVMKDLSGFTRQPLPALRKGFYTPSPVEASYRRVADHARAVTFMINDGILPSNEGRGYVLRRLLRQAVRAGKTLGIAEPFVYRLTGTVIDLMREAYPETVQRRETIASVVKMEEEKFLETLDTGTRMLEEKVREAKSKAQTTLPGDELFRLYDTYGFPFELTKEMVEGLGLKVDEAGFQKAQHQAVELARQAWKGSGAQNVEHYRHWKTKLPTASIFRGYQGLEWEAEVQKPLYRLDSGKPTEAGSLARGQEGEVVLSETPFYPEGGGQVGDTGRFEWPGGNADVLDTQTPVEGMIVHRIRVSEGTLSAGAKIRAQVDAERRAAIMRHHTATHLLHKALREVLGTHVTQAGSLVAPERLRFDFHHHALLTREERQRVEEIVNQKILGDLMVHTCPMTKEEAQKIGAMALFGEKYGADVRTVMVSKANDCKRAGEAWSLELCGGTHVHATGQIGFFKIFGQSAVSAGVRRLEAAAGLAALRMVQQMEFQLAMAAENLKTTPEELVPRIEKLLSQERSLEKELQASKSNQLRSQFDEILKKRRSVGSITFVSCRVDGIGDKQLGEVADRLRESGGLDMALVVSVTEDKVSFVISVSKEASQRDLHAGKVAKEFSSLIQGSGGGRPDFAQGGGKNGSALDNALSQVEGIIKRLVVKTPHKT, from the coding sequence ATGAAAACCGCTGAGGTTCGCGCCGCTTTTTTGAAGTTTTTTGAAGAGCGGGGCCATCGGGTTGTCCCCTCCGACTCGCTCATCCCGTCGACTGACCCCACGTTGCTTTTTACCAGCGCGGGGATGGTTCAATTCAAGCCCAACTTCCAGAATCCTTCCGCCAGTCCATATAAACGCGCCACGTCCTGCCAGAAATGTCTGCGAACCTCCGACATCGAGCGGGTGGGGTATACCCTGCGTCACCTCACGTTTTTCGAGATGTTGGGGAACTTCTCGTTCGGAGACTATTTCAAGAAAGAATCCATCGTCTGGGGATGGGAATTCCTGACTCGTGTCCTAGGATTGCCCGGCGATCGCTTCGTGGTTTCCGTATTTAAGGACGATGATGAGGCCTATGCGATCTGGGAAAAGCTGGTTCCCAAAGACCGCATCTACCGTCTCGGGGAAGACACGAACTTCTGGACCATGGGGCCGACCGGCCCGTGCGGTCCCTGCTCGGAGATTCTCTGGGACCGTGGCGCAGAATGGAGCTGCGGGAAGCCGACTTGTGGCCCGGCGTGCGACTGCGACCGCTATCTGGAAGTGTGGAACCATGTGTTTACGCAGTTTGACCGTTCGGCCGAAGGAAAGCTGAATCCCCTGCCTCAGAAAAATATTGATACCGGGATGGGGCTGGAACGGTTAAGCCTGCTGCTTCAGGGGGCGGATAACCCTTTCGGAACCGATGGGTTCCAGGCCGTCATGAAGGATCTTTCGGGATTCACCCGGCAGCCGCTTCCGGCGCTTCGAAAAGGGTTTTACACCCCTTCGCCCGTTGAGGCCTCCTATCGCCGTGTCGCGGATCATGCCCGGGCCGTGACGTTCATGATTAACGACGGCATCCTTCCTTCCAATGAAGGGCGTGGCTACGTCCTGCGCCGTCTTCTGCGGCAGGCGGTCCGCGCGGGGAAAACCCTGGGGATTGCCGAACCCTTCGTCTACCGGCTCACGGGAACCGTGATTGATCTGATGCGCGAGGCCTATCCCGAGACGGTTCAGCGCCGGGAAACCATCGCTTCGGTTGTGAAAATGGAAGAAGAGAAGTTCCTGGAAACCCTCGACACCGGCACGCGGATGCTGGAAGAGAAAGTGCGGGAAGCAAAATCCAAAGCCCAGACCACCCTCCCGGGCGATGAACTTTTTCGGCTCTACGACACGTACGGTTTTCCTTTCGAGTTGACCAAGGAAATGGTGGAAGGATTGGGTCTGAAAGTCGATGAAGCCGGCTTTCAGAAAGCCCAGCATCAAGCCGTGGAACTGGCCCGCCAGGCCTGGAAAGGCTCCGGCGCCCAAAACGTTGAGCACTACCGTCACTGGAAAACAAAACTTCCCACGGCTTCCATCTTCCGTGGTTACCAGGGCCTGGAATGGGAGGCGGAAGTTCAAAAACCGCTTTACCGATTGGACTCCGGCAAGCCAACGGAAGCCGGTTCTCTGGCTCGCGGCCAGGAGGGGGAAGTGGTTTTATCGGAAACACCTTTTTATCCGGAAGGTGGCGGTCAGGTGGGCGATACCGGTCGGTTCGAGTGGCCGGGAGGCAACGCCGATGTGCTGGACACGCAAACGCCTGTCGAGGGGATGATTGTCCACCGTATCCGCGTAAGTGAAGGGACCTTGTCCGCGGGCGCGAAAATTCGCGCTCAGGTGGACGCGGAACGGCGCGCGGCCATCATGCGCCATCACACCGCCACACACCTGCTGCACAAGGCGTTACGCGAAGTTCTGGGAACACACGTCACGCAGGCCGGCTCGCTGGTGGCGCCGGAGCGTCTGCGGTTCGATTTTCATCACCATGCGCTTTTGACCCGGGAAGAGCGTCAACGGGTCGAGGAGATCGTTAACCAGAAAATTCTGGGCGATCTCATGGTGCATACGTGCCCGATGACCAAGGAAGAGGCGCAGAAGATCGGGGCGATGGCGCTCTTTGGTGAGAAATACGGGGCCGACGTCCGCACCGTGATGGTTTCCAAAGCCAATGACTGTAAACGGGCCGGTGAAGCCTGGAGCCTGGAGCTCTGCGGCGGGACTCATGTGCACGCGACAGGCCAGATCGGGTTCTTTAAGATTTTTGGACAATCCGCTGTTTCTGCGGGTGTCCGCCGCCTGGAAGCCGCCGCCGGACTGGCGGCCCTTCGGATGGTACAGCAGATGGAGTTCCAGCTGGCTATGGCCGCCGAGAACCTCAAGACAACGCCGGAAGAGCTCGTCCCACGCATCGAGAAGCTTTTGTCGCAGGAACGCTCGCTGGAAAAGGAATTGCAGGCATCGAAATCCAACCAGCTCCGGTCGCAGTTTGATGAGATTTTGAAGAAAAGGCGTTCGGTCGGAAGCATCACCTTCGTGAGTTGCCGTGTGGACGGGATTGGCGACAAGCAGCTGGGCGAGGTGGCCGACCGTCTGAGGGAAAGCGGCGGCCTGGATATGGCGCTGGTGGTGTCCGTGACGGAAGACAAGGTCAGTTTTGTGATCTCCGTGAGCAAGGAAGCCTCGCAACGGGATCTCCACGCTGGCAAAGTGGCCAAGGAGTTCTCGTCGTTAATTCAGGGGTCCGGCGGAGGCCGTCCTGATTTTGCCCAGGGCGGCGGGAAAAATGGTTCCGCGCTCGATAACGCTCTCAGCCAGGTAGAAGGTATAATTAAACGCTTGGTTGTTAAAACGCCCCATAAAACCTGA
- a CDS encoding pitrilysin family protein produces the protein MKTVTERWVLPNGLTVLYRLSPLMPLVSGTLLLKTGSYFEDNSQAGLASLTMDLLLAGTRRRTARQIADAVEFRGASLGVHASEDYSEMGFVAPSGQWSRVLDVLGDMLRYPTFPADEVAKERAQTLASLKSRNDSIFNLAHDRFSRMLFGSHPYSRPMEGIPRTVRSFQRKHFQTWRASQLRPDRAIFSLIGPLPARQVIRGVTRFLGPWKTSDAHWIEPSLVSVPGPRATIRAELRSRFEQAYLMTGTLAPAADDEGFITLKVLNTLLGGGMSSRLFLRLREELGLAYEVASFFPTRLHPSQWVLYMGLPEEKLVLAEKKMEELLRQLAASGPTLQEVAQAKQMIAGAYLMEHQTRRRQGWYAAWWEFLGKGADYGSQFLEEVEAVTPGDIHTLARRLLSQPRVTVTVVPSKNSLSPVRERVGVRGAR, from the coding sequence GTGAAAACCGTTACCGAACGATGGGTTCTTCCGAATGGCTTGACGGTGCTCTACCGCTTAAGCCCTTTGATGCCGTTGGTCTCGGGGACCCTCCTGCTGAAGACGGGAAGTTATTTTGAAGACAACTCCCAGGCGGGTTTGGCCAGCCTGACCATGGATTTACTTCTGGCTGGGACGCGGCGGCGCACGGCAAGGCAGATTGCGGACGCGGTGGAATTCAGGGGAGCCTCGCTCGGGGTTCACGCGTCGGAAGACTATAGCGAGATGGGATTTGTGGCGCCGTCCGGCCAGTGGAGCCGCGTCCTTGATGTGCTGGGCGATATGTTGAGATATCCCACCTTCCCCGCCGATGAAGTGGCCAAGGAGCGCGCGCAGACCCTCGCGTCGCTGAAAAGCCGGAACGATTCTATTTTTAACCTGGCGCATGACCGGTTCAGCCGGATGTTGTTCGGTTCCCATCCCTATAGCCGTCCCATGGAGGGCATTCCCCGGACCGTCCGGTCTTTCCAGCGAAAGCATTTTCAGACGTGGCGCGCGTCGCAGCTCCGGCCGGATCGCGCGATTTTTTCTCTCATCGGCCCTTTGCCGGCCCGGCAGGTGATTCGCGGTGTGACGCGTTTTCTGGGTCCCTGGAAAACATCGGATGCGCATTGGATCGAGCCGTCTCTCGTCTCCGTGCCGGGGCCTCGCGCGACGATCCGCGCCGAGCTCCGTTCGCGGTTTGAACAAGCGTATCTGATGACCGGAACCCTGGCGCCGGCGGCCGATGACGAGGGTTTTATAACCTTAAAAGTATTGAATACACTGCTCGGAGGAGGAATGAGCTCCCGCTTATTCTTGAGGCTGCGCGAAGAGCTGGGTCTCGCGTATGAAGTCGCTTCCTTCTTCCCGACGCGCCTGCATCCCAGCCAATGGGTCCTGTATATGGGGCTTCCGGAAGAAAAGTTGGTTTTAGCGGAAAAGAAAATGGAAGAACTTCTGCGCCAGTTGGCGGCCTCTGGCCCGACGCTTCAAGAGGTCGCGCAAGCCAAGCAGATGATCGCCGGAGCGTATTTAATGGAACATCAGACCCGCCGGCGCCAGGGGTGGTATGCGGCCTGGTGGGAATTTCTAGGCAAAGGGGCTGATTATGGATCCCAATTTTTGGAAGAGGTGGAGGCGGTAACGCCTGGAGACATCCACACCTTGGCCCGGAGGCTTCTCTCCCAGCCGCGCGTGACCGTGACGGTCGTGCCATCTAAGAACTCCCTCTCCCCCGTGCGGGAGAGGGTAGGGGTGAGGGGGGCAAGATGA
- the sppA gene encoding signal peptide peptidase SppA encodes MNRDQLLRAILVCYGLALLVGLFSILHPKDWRLKRVPKKQPGSLAIIHIYGPIRTDLSASAWASPDADDVAKRLHRLSENEEVKAILLRINSPGGTVGAVQEIHTEILRCKAKGKKVVASLGDVAASGGYYLASSADRIVTDPGTITGSIGVVMQFGNLQGLFQKVGVQWEVIKSGPFKDIGSPSRPLTPEERRLLQASIDDAYDQFVVAVSTGRKMPVEKLRSLADGRIYTGRQALAAGLVDELGNQEDAVQVAIRLAGLPAQPTILSDTKRSLSDLIKHLSSSVGRTNLETLVEGWSGPSLEYRWR; translated from the coding sequence ATGAACCGCGATCAGCTGCTCCGCGCCATTCTGGTTTGTTACGGGCTTGCCCTCCTGGTAGGTCTTTTCTCTATTCTCCATCCCAAAGACTGGCGACTGAAACGGGTTCCGAAAAAGCAGCCCGGCAGCCTGGCCATCATTCATATTTACGGGCCCATCCGAACCGACCTCTCGGCGTCGGCCTGGGCCAGCCCGGACGCTGACGATGTGGCCAAACGCCTCCACCGCCTGTCTGAAAATGAAGAGGTCAAGGCGATCCTCCTGCGCATCAATTCTCCCGGCGGCACCGTCGGGGCTGTGCAGGAAATCCACACGGAAATCCTCCGCTGCAAAGCCAAAGGCAAAAAAGTGGTGGCGTCTCTGGGGGATGTGGCGGCTTCGGGGGGATACTATCTCGCTTCGTCCGCTGACCGGATCGTGACGGATCCCGGCACCATTACCGGCAGCATCGGCGTGGTGATGCAGTTCGGCAACCTTCAAGGGCTTTTCCAGAAAGTCGGGGTTCAATGGGAGGTCATCAAGAGCGGGCCCTTTAAGGACATCGGTTCCCCATCCCGTCCGCTCACCCCGGAGGAACGGCGTCTCCTGCAAGCATCGATTGATGATGCCTATGACCAATTCGTTGTGGCGGTTTCCACCGGGCGCAAAATGCCTGTCGAGAAACTCCGGTCTCTGGCGGACGGCCGCATCTATACCGGGCGCCAGGCTTTGGCGGCCGGGTTGGTGGATGAGCTCGGCAATCAAGAAGACGCGGTTCAAGTGGCCATCCGCTTAGCGGGGTTGCCCGCCCAGCCGACCATTCTCTCCGACACCAAACGGTCTCTGTCGGATTTGATCAAACACCTGTCTTCTTCCGTCGGCCGGACCAATTTGGAAACGTTGGTCGAAGGATGGTCCGGCCCGTCGTTGGAATACCGGTGGCGTTAA
- a CDS encoding DUF4912 domain-containing protein, protein MDQPNSSSNFISDDNAEREKFLVDADVSVECGAPLPENYGDDRLIILPRDPNWFFAYWEITPERANQIRREHGSDIWENATLVMRVYDLSSTSDRTETASYFDVELNKQSRQWYVKVEKSGRFYIVDLGLRWPDGRFISILRSNCIQLPMGRVSDITDAEWMSVTGMIMTQEEWDRLLTVSVVGPGSSGHGSAEFAKSMAQRWEFLKSVFSASWFSSPPGGWPSSPSSSSWMTPIASGKEEKKS, encoded by the coding sequence GTGGATCAGCCTAATAGCAGCAGTAACTTTATTTCCGATGATAACGCGGAGCGCGAAAAATTTCTTGTCGATGCTGACGTATCCGTTGAGTGCGGTGCACCCCTTCCGGAGAATTACGGCGACGATCGGCTGATCATCCTGCCCCGCGATCCGAATTGGTTCTTTGCCTATTGGGAAATTACCCCTGAGCGTGCCAACCAGATTCGACGGGAGCACGGAAGTGATATCTGGGAGAACGCGACGTTGGTGATGCGCGTCTATGACCTTTCCAGCACATCCGACAGGACGGAAACCGCTTCCTATTTTGATGTCGAATTGAATAAACAGTCCCGTCAATGGTATGTCAAGGTGGAGAAGTCCGGGCGTTTCTACATTGTAGACCTTGGTTTACGCTGGCCTGACGGCCGGTTTATCTCCATCCTGCGATCCAACTGCATCCAGCTTCCCATGGGGCGTGTTTCGGATATAACGGATGCGGAGTGGATGTCCGTCACCGGGATGATCATGACGCAGGAAGAGTGGGATCGTTTGTTAACGGTTTCCGTTGTTGGCCCCGGGAGTTCCGGGCATGGTTCTGCGGAGTTTGCGAAGAGTATGGCCCAGCGTTGGGAGTTTCTGAAATCCGTTTTTTCGGCTTCTTGGTTCTCTTCTCCCCCGGGCGGCTGGCCTTCCTCACCGAGCTCCAGCTCATGGATGACTCCGATCGCATCGGGGAAGGAAGAGAAGAAATCATGA
- a CDS encoding 1,4-alpha-glucan branching protein domain-containing protein → MDDSDRIGEGREEIMSEKGYLALVLHAHLPFVRHPEYDDFLEEDWYFEGVTETYLPLLDVMARLLAEKVRFRLTLSLTPPLCAMMSDPLLQSRYRRYLYKLIELSEREVHRTKDQPAFHPAAQMYNRKLNRCRQLYDDWYRGDLLRAFRQMQDEGVLEIITCNATHGYLPLMIHRQAARAQVRVAVDEYQRHFGRRPRGMWLAECAYNPGDDVLLQEQGIRFFFMEAHGLLHGRPRPRFGVYAPVYCPSGVAVFGRDMESAHQVWSGDTGYPGDPRYREFYRDVGYDLDYEYVKPYLHADGVRRNIGLKYYKITGRVPLNAKQPYSPEEAREVAAMHAGNFMFNRQKQVEHLEGVIKRKPIIVSMYDAELFGHWWYEGPDFLEYLFRKIHYDQKDIRMITPSEYLAENPNNQVLQPEMSSWGDKGYHEVWLNGANDWIYRHLHKAAEIMVDLAERYPSATGLVERALNQAARELYLAQSSDWAFLMSVGTAATYAEKRTRDHLHRFLTLNEQIRNGNIDGSFLTETERRDTIFPHLDYRVFRATQRDYALTPA, encoded by the coding sequence ATGGATGACTCCGATCGCATCGGGGAAGGAAGAGAAGAAATCATGAGCGAAAAAGGCTATCTCGCGCTTGTTCTTCATGCGCATCTCCCCTTTGTCCGGCATCCGGAATATGACGATTTTTTGGAAGAGGATTGGTACTTTGAAGGCGTAACCGAGACTTATCTGCCGTTGCTTGATGTGATGGCTCGCCTGTTGGCGGAAAAAGTTCGTTTTCGGCTGACCCTGTCGTTAACCCCGCCGTTGTGTGCCATGATGTCCGATCCGCTTCTTCAGTCGCGTTACCGGCGCTATCTCTATAAGCTTATTGAGCTTTCCGAGAGGGAAGTCCATCGGACCAAAGATCAGCCGGCTTTTCACCCAGCCGCACAGATGTATAACCGGAAACTGAATCGTTGCCGCCAGCTGTACGACGACTGGTATCGCGGCGATTTACTCCGAGCCTTCCGGCAGATGCAGGACGAAGGCGTTTTGGAAATAATCACGTGCAACGCAACCCATGGGTATTTGCCTCTAATGATCCATCGCCAGGCGGCCCGCGCTCAAGTTCGAGTAGCGGTGGATGAGTATCAGCGCCACTTCGGACGCCGTCCGAGAGGGATGTGGCTGGCGGAATGCGCGTATAATCCGGGAGATGACGTTCTTCTGCAGGAGCAGGGGATCCGCTTCTTCTTTATGGAAGCGCACGGGCTGCTTCATGGCCGCCCCCGCCCGCGCTTCGGTGTTTATGCGCCGGTTTATTGTCCCTCCGGAGTCGCAGTCTTTGGCCGAGATATGGAGTCTGCGCATCAGGTCTGGTCCGGCGATACCGGTTATCCCGGAGATCCGCGCTACCGTGAGTTTTATCGGGATGTGGGGTATGATTTGGATTACGAGTACGTCAAGCCTTACCTCCATGCCGATGGTGTTCGCCGGAATATCGGCCTCAAGTATTACAAGATTACCGGGCGGGTTCCCTTGAATGCGAAGCAGCCTTACAGCCCGGAAGAGGCGCGCGAAGTGGCCGCCATGCATGCCGGCAACTTCATGTTCAACCGGCAGAAACAGGTGGAGCATCTGGAGGGTGTGATCAAGCGCAAACCGATCATCGTCTCCATGTACGATGCCGAACTCTTTGGCCATTGGTGGTACGAAGGCCCCGACTTTTTGGAATATCTTTTCAGAAAAATTCATTACGACCAAAAAGATATCCGCATGATCACGCCCAGTGAATACCTGGCGGAAAATCCGAATAATCAGGTGCTTCAACCGGAGATGTCTTCCTGGGGAGACAAGGGATACCATGAAGTCTGGTTGAATGGAGCCAATGATTGGATTTACCGCCACCTCCATAAAGCGGCGGAAATCATGGTGGATCTGGCGGAGCGTTATCCCAGCGCGACCGGACTTGTCGAACGTGCGCTCAATCAGGCCGCCCGTGAGCTTTATCTGGCGCAGTCCTCAGACTGGGCTTTTCTCATGAGTGTGGGGACGGCGGCGACCTATGCGGAGAAGCGGACGCGGGATCACTTGCATCGATTTCTGACGTTGAATGAGCAGATTCGCAACGGGAATATAGACGGATCGTTCCTGACGGAGACCGAACGGAGAGACACGATCTTTCCGCATCTGGATTACCGTGTTTTCCGTGCCACTCAGCGCGATTACGCCTTGACCCCGGCTTGA
- the amrB gene encoding AmmeMemoRadiSam system protein B, producing the protein MNDIAVRSAQFAGSWYPKTLEEAESYWVPSDQKVKAIAVVCPHAGWMYSGRVAGEVYGQIASADTFIVLGPNHTGGGHKATSLYAHGFWQMPETSVPIDEPVAEDLLRTSEFLSIDPRAHDREHSVEVQVPFLLLLNPKARLVPIVMRDYDAEVYHDLGRSMAAVCRKHPELRILLVASTDMTHYAPKSEAVQKDREAIERITAVDADGLKEIVDRIGVTMCGLGPVAAVLVAARLLGATQGRLVRYATSGDVTRDDTSVVGYAGIIVN; encoded by the coding sequence ATGAATGATATCGCGGTTCGTTCGGCTCAATTTGCCGGTAGTTGGTACCCGAAAACCCTTGAAGAAGCGGAGTCGTACTGGGTTCCGTCCGATCAAAAAGTGAAAGCGATCGCCGTGGTTTGTCCGCACGCGGGCTGGATGTACTCCGGCCGCGTGGCGGGGGAAGTGTACGGGCAGATAGCGTCCGCCGATACGTTTATTGTTCTGGGACCGAACCACACCGGCGGCGGTCACAAAGCCACGAGTCTTTATGCCCATGGGTTCTGGCAGATGCCGGAAACCAGTGTTCCGATTGACGAGCCGGTGGCCGAAGATCTACTCCGGACCTCCGAGTTTCTCTCCATTGATCCCCGGGCACACGACCGGGAGCACAGTGTTGAAGTGCAGGTTCCCTTTCTTCTCCTGCTCAATCCAAAAGCGCGGCTCGTTCCCATTGTCATGCGGGACTATGACGCCGAGGTGTATCATGATCTGGGGCGATCCATGGCCGCGGTCTGCCGGAAGCACCCTGAGTTGCGTATTCTGTTGGTGGCTTCCACGGATATGACCCATTACGCACCCAAGTCCGAGGCCGTTCAAAAAGATCGGGAGGCCATCGAACGCATTACAGCTGTGGATGCGGACGGATTAAAAGAAATTGTCGATCGCATCGGCGTAACGATGTGCGGATTAGGGCCTGTCGCGGCGGTCCTTGTGGCGGCGCGGCTGCTGGGTGCGACCCAGGGCCGTCTGGTGCGCTATGCTACCAGCGGGGATGTGACCCGGGATGATACGTCGGTCGTCGGTTACGCCGGCATCATCGTGAATTAA